In Peptostreptococcus equinus, the DNA window AAGAGCAAAGATATAGTAGTGTTTTCTCAAAATGGCGAATATAGTGTTAAAAGATTTATAAATGATGAATCTAATAGGAGATTTATATTTAAGCCTGAAAGCTATGATGATACTTATACAGATATTATTGTAAATTATGATGATAGCGAAGATTTAAAACTTATAGGAAAAGTTGTAAAATATATAGTTGATGTTGATTAATAATAGTTACGATAATGTAACTATTATTGCAACTGTTTTCCTGTGATGTTATTATAAAATTAAATAAATTATATTTTTTAGGGGGTTTATAATGAACGATGTAGAAAAAAAGAAAAAAGGCGGTTGCTTTAAAGTAGGTTGTTTAATTGTAATAATAATTTTTGTTGTAGGCACTATTATAGGTTCTTTATTGTCGGATAAAGAAAAGACAGCCACTAATAAAACAAAAGTCGAAGAAAAACAATTAACTGATAATACAACTAATGATTTACCAGTTGTATTTGATACAAAAAAATACATAAATAAAACTAAAGATGATATTATCAATGAATTAGGTCAGCCGCAAAGCACTGATAAATTCGATTGGGATTCACAAGGAAGTGGTGATAAATATAATATATCAACTTTATCTTATAAAAAAGATAACATTGACTATGAATATTGGTTTTATAAAGATAAATTAGTAAGAATTAATATTGACAACGAAAATGGCATTGAATTTGGAACAAAAAATCAGTTGTCTATATTGAATCTCGATACTTACAAATATAAAGTTAAAAATATAAATGTTGCAATAGATTTTGTTTCAAAAGAGGCAGGTATTGATGAAAGTATCCCTGAACAGATAAGATTTATGCAAGTAGAAAACAGCAAAGCTAAAAATATTAAAATAATATATAATATGCTTGTTGCTGGTCAATAGAACTATTGGGAATTTCCCATAAGTTGAAATAAAAAAAGAAGTAGTATCAAGTTTGGCGACCGAACTACTTCTTGGCTAGACACGTACAGTATTAGTACGTCCTTTTGTAATACAATTATATCAGAGAAAGGGGATAAAATCAATGAATAAAGACTACCACGAACAAGAAATTTGGACGCATATTCAAAAAGATGGATCAGTTAAGTATGAGTTACAGTATACCGCTCCAAACGGAAAAAAAAGACGAAAGACAAGGAAGTACGCTAAAGACACTGCTAAGAACAGAAATCAAGCTAAAAAGGACATTATGCAAGCTATAGATGAAGAATTTGAGCAGGCTAAGTTAGATGATTGTATCACACTTGGGAAATTAATAGATATGTGGTTCAAAACTAAGCAATATACTAGGCAAACAACTTACAAAACAGTTAATTCTCAATTTAATTCGCTTAAAAATCTACTTGGAGAAAATTTGATAATAGATACTTTAAGTTTAAAACAAATGAATCTGCTTTTTTTAAATGCCACTAAAAGTAATAGGAAATTCATTAAAATGTTACTTAATTTTGGTTTTAGTGAAGGAATCTTAACCAACTATGAATTAAATAATTTTAAAAATATTAAAAATAGTGCTGTACATGATAATGTTGTTGAAAAAGAATACTATGAAAAAGAAGAACTAAAAGTTATTTTTAAAAATTTGAAAGAAAAAGACACTTATACAAGTGTAATGACATCTTATATTCTAGAATTTCAAACACTTACTGGTAATAGGATTGGGGAGATATTAGCTCTAAAGGATTCAGAAGTGAAAAATAATACTATTAATATTAACGCTACTTATTCAAATGGCTTTTTAGTTAATGCAACAAAAACAGCTACATCAAATAGAATACTTGGTTTAAATAAACGTTGCAAAGAAATAATATTAGAAGCTAAAAAATTGAAGTTTGAAAACGGTATTAGAAGCGACATAGTATTTTGCAGTAGAAAAGGTTTATACTTAGATATAACTTCAATAAGGCAATGTTTAAAGTCAATTGGAGCTAATCAAAAAACTCATAAATTCAGAAAAACACACGCAAGCTTGTTAGCTGAGGCAGGTGTCCCCTTACAAGTCATAACTAGACGACTAGGGCATAAAGATTCCAAAATAACTGAAAGAATATACATACAAGTTACTAGAAAAATGAAAGAAAATGATATAGAACTATTTTCTAATCTAGAAATACTTTAACACACTTTTCAACACACTTACAAAGAGTATGTTTCTTGAAAGTGTTAGTACAACTTATATTCACGATTTTATCAATATTACTCATTTTTATATGAAATTAGTGGCATTTATTAAAGGCAGCTATACACTTTGTACAGCTGCCTAATTTCTCTTTATTTAAAGCTGTGTTCTTGCTTGAAATTCTTCTTTCTCAAAAACATCTTCAATCCTAGCATTGACTTCTACTACCCTTAGGCCAGTCATACTCATTACTTCATTTTCTATCTTAGCTTTTATTTGTTCATATACAGCCCTAGCATTTTTTCCATATTCAATAATTAATCTTAGATCTACGGCTACTTCGCTAGTGCCAACTTCTACATTGATTCCCTCAGAAGAACCTCTTCCTACAATACCTGAAAAAGCATTTGAATTTCCTCTAGCAATTGCTGCACCCTCAATATCTCTTAGTGCCATAGATACAATTTTTACTATAACTTGTTCATCAAATACCAAAGTGCTATTGTTTTCGTAGTCTCTTACAGTCATATCATTGTTGTTCATACCATCTACCTCCAATTACTAAATCTATTTCTTTTAAATTTTCTTATAAGCCAATCAAAAAACATTATTATCCTAGAATTTTTATCCAACAACTGTCCTATTATATTGGCGATTAATATTATAATAAATAAAAATAATGTCTTCCAAAATCCAATTAATAATGTACAAATCGCAAATATTAGTCCTACTAGAGTTCCAATAAAAGTATTTGGTTTCTTATGATAATATCTTGTGAGTTCATTAGATACATCTATCTTATATTTAGATTTATTATTATCATATCCCCTATACGAATCGCTTATATCATCGCTACTATCAAGATTAATATTATTTCTAGCATATTTATTACTGCTCATATTATCATCCATATTGTCGCTTGATTCATATATTATTTGAGTTTTTACATTATTATCAAAATCGCCATTGTATTCATCTATGTCTACTATATGGTAATTTTCATCCAACAATTTATTGTCCCCCTACCTTACTCTACTGCCTTTTTTTCTAGAGCTTGCTCCAGATTGATTAGACTTAATATCTCTTTCATCTCTTATTCTTTTATCTTTATGATTTATTTCCTTATACTTTACATTGTGATATTTTATATTCACTTGATTAACTTTTCTGCCTAGAAAAGCTTCTAAAGCCTTATAAATTTTATCTTGTATATCTAAACATAAGCTATCTACAGCTACTTGATTTTCTCCATCTTTATTCCCACATAGATATTCATCAAGACCACATTTTATATTTACGATGACATCTGCCTGAGAATTTTTATTATTTTTTATACTAGTCTTTATCTTTTGTTCCACAACTTCTGGATATGTTGCTAATACCTTTTCACAAGTCTGTGCTATTGAAGAATCAGAAATAGATATTTGCCCCTTATCATCAGCCAAAATCAAATAAGAGTCAGGAGATTTTTTTCCCAAAGTAAATAATATTTTTGCAAGAGATGATAATATAAAAATTCCTAAAATAATCATCATAGAATATACAAATATGTTCTCATTCATATATGACAAAATAGGTTCCAAATAACTCTTGTTATAGAAAAATATTAATAAAGATATAGCAAGCAAAATCGCCAGCAAATAGTAAATAAAATTCAATAATTTCTTCATAGACTATTCAGCCTCCATTTTCATTTATAAGTTTGTATCATCACTTATAGTATAACATAATACTATAAGTGATTACATATTAAAATTTTTGAAATTTCTGTGAAATAATGTTTATAGGTAATATTAATTTATTTATTGATATAAAAAAAGCCCATTGAACTTTGCATATGCATATTCTTTAGGCTTTTCATATACGAAAAATTAAATTACTTAAACTCTCTACTGCCAGGCTTTACAAGTTCTATTTTTCCTTCTTTACACAGTGGACAATTTTCTGCATCATATACTTTTATATCTATGTCTATTGCACTGTATATTGGCATTCCTATATCTTCTGATGTCCTATTAGCTATACAAGCTACTCCTATTACTTCTCCTCCCAATTTTTCTAAAACTTTTTTTGTTTCTTTCGTTGATTTGCCTGTAGTTACCACGTCTTCTGCTATTATTATTTTAGAACCTGGTTTTATTTCAAATCCTCTTCTAAGCTCCATTACATTATTTTTTCTTTCTGTGAAAATAGCTTCTTTGCCAAGTTGTCTACCCAACTCATAAGATACTACCACTCCGCCCATAGCAGGTCCCACTACTAAATCTATATCTAAATCTTTTATTTTTTCTACTACTATACTCAGTACTTGTGCTGCTTTGTCAGGATATCTAAGCACTTTTGCACACTGTACATATCTATTTGAATGCTTTCCTGAAGACAATAAAAAATGTCCCTCTAAAAGTGCATCACAATCTCTTAAAATATTTATTACATCAACATTAGTCATATTATACCTCCACAAAATCATATTATACTTTTTATCTTTATTAATAAATTTATTTTTAATGAATATATTTTTTATACTTTATTAAATATAAACTTATACATTCCTATATTATCCCTCTGATTTCATCTAGACTATTAATACCATTTTGATTCATATAGTATTTTAAATCCTCTATTATCTTTTCACCTATTTTTGGGTCTACAAAGTTCGCAGTTCCTATTTGTACACAAGTTGCTCCTGCCATAATAAATTCTATAACATCTTCAGCACACATAATACCACCCATTCCTACGACTGGAATATTAACAGACTTAGATACTTCATATACCATTCTAAGAGCTATAGGTTTGATAGCTGGACCTGATAGACCCGCTGTAATATTATCAAATACCGGCTTTTTATTTTTTATGTCTATGGCCATTGCTTTAAATGTATTTACCAGTGAGACTCCATCAGCACCTTCTTCTTCACATACCTTTGCCATCTCTACTATATCCTCTGCGTTTGGTGAAAGTTTTACTATTAAAGTTTTTTTGCAAACTTCCCTTACTGACCTCACTATATCTCTTGCTACTTCTGATTTGATTCCAAAAGCCATACCTCCGTACTTTACATTAGGGCATGAAATATTAAGCTCAATTATATCAAAATCTTCATCGCTTAGTAATTTTGCGCCTTCTATATAATCATCTTCACAATTACCACCCAAATTTACTATCCTACAAGTATCTATCTTGGAAAAGTCTTTTAATTCATTTTCAATAAATCCTTTTACTCCTGGATTTTCAAGTCCCACACTATTCATCATTCCTGATGGTGTCTCATATACTCTAAGTCCATCATTTCCCTGTCTTTTATCAAAAGTAAGGCCTTTTGAACTAATTCCACCTAAGAGTGATACATCATAAATTTCTCCATATTCTTTTCCGAATCCAAATGTTCCTGATGCCATTATTATTGGATTTTTTAAATCAAAGCCACACAAATTCACTTTTAAATCTGCCATTATAAAATCACATCCTCTCCCCAGAATACTGGTCCGTCTTTGCACGTTTTTTTATTACCTGAATGTGTTTTACAAGTGCATACTAAACATGCTCCCACTCCACAAGCCATATGATTTTCTAGGGAAACCTGAACTCTAGTACGTGTTTCATTAGCCATATCTAATATTTTTTTCATCATAGGTGTAGGTCCACATACCATAATGTAATCATATTTTTCTACATCTAATATATCTGTAATAAATGTTGATCCTTTTGTCGTAAAAACATTCTCACATTCTTTTGAAAATATATCCAACATTATTTCTTCTTCATTAAAACCTAAATATGCATCACAATTTTCCAGTTCTTTTGCGACCATATATAAAGGAGCTATTCCAACTCCACCACCTACTAGAGCAATTTTACCCTTAACCTTTTCAAAACCATTTCCATAAGGTCCTTCTAATTTTATATAATCATATTCTCTTAATTTTGATATTATTTCAGTTCCCTTGCCTACTACCTTGTACAAGAAACTTATATAATTTTCTTCTACTTCAAAAATGCTGATTGGTCTAGACAATAATGGAAAATTATCCCATGCTCTTAGCATATAAAATTGTCCCATTTTAGCATTAAATTTTCCTTCTATTTTTATGTAGTATATATTGTCGCCCACATAATAATTTTCTACTACCTTGTAATCCATTTTTCTACTCCCCAATCCCCAACAATTTCATTATTAATGCCATCCTAACATACATACCATATTGAGCTTGTTCAAAATATTTTGCCCTTGGATCTTGATCTACTTCTACTGCAATTTCATTTACTCTTGGAAGTGGATGTAAAACCAACATATTTTCTTTTGCTTTAGACATTTTTTCAACATCTAATATGTATGTATCCTTTAATCTCTCATATTGAGCCTTATCTTCAAATCTTTCTCTTTGAACTCTAGTCATGTATAATATATCGCATTTTCCTATTGCTTCTTCTAAAGATGCTGTCTGCTCATAATTAATTCCTTCTATATCATTTAAAACTTCTTCTGGCATTTTTAATTCATCTGGAGCTATAAAAATAAACTTTGTGTCGGTATATCTTGACATAGCTTTTGCAAGTGAATGCACAGTTCTACCATACTTTAAATCCCCACACATTGCTATAGTTAAATTATTTAATTGTCCCCTACATGCTTTTATTGTAAGTAGGTCTGTAAGTGTCTGAGTTGGATGTTGATTTTTTCCGTCTCCTGCATTTATAAAAGGAATTTTGCATGCTTTTGATGCTTGAATTGCTGCTCCTGATATTGGATGTCTCATAGCTATTACATCCACATAATTAGAAACTGTTGTGATCGTATCTTCTAGACTCTCTCCCTTTGATACAGATGAAGCTCCTGGATCAGAAAAACCTATTATTCTTCCTCCCAATCTATTCATCGCTGCTTCAAAACTAAGTCTAGTTCGAGTTGATGGTTCATAGAATAATGTAGCTAATAGTTTGCCTTCAGCTACTCTTATATATTTTGATGGGTCTTCTTTGATTCTTAAACCCAAATCTAGTACTGATTCGATTTCTTCTACTGAGAAATCTGCTGGTTGGACAAGGTGTCTACCTACTAATGTCATTATATTTTCCTCCTTTTCGGCCTCACAGGACCCAATTAAAGCATAAAAATTTTCTACCTTAAAGATTAACATCTTTGCTAGCTAATGTCAAGAAAAATAAAGTAAGTCTATATTCAATATTATACTTTACATTTAATATAAACTACTTTCAAATAACAATAGACTAGCCATTTAGGCTAGTCTACAAACTAATATATTATAAGCTGCATCTCTTATTTCTGATGCATTTTTGAAGGGCAACCCGTACAACCACCTGAGTGTGAGCAACCACTGCAAGCCCCATTTTTTCTTACATATTTAAATGCTACAAATACTGCCACAGCTATTATAGCCACTACTACAACTGTTGAAATCATCGATGTATTCATAATTTTTTCCCCTTTCTCTTATTTACATTAGTTAAATTACCCATAAATGATATTAAATATCATTTATGGGTAATTTTATTTCACTTACTTTACAATCTTATTTTCATTTTTCCACATATTAACAATAAAATATATATAAACTATAATTAATTTTCTGATACAGCTCTTTTAACTTCTACATCAGATAAATTTTTTGGTTTTCTAACTAGTAGATAAATAAATATTATCAATACTAATCCTGCTACAGCAGTCCAAATATTTGGAGACTTTCCTAATACTAATACACTACCGAACTGGAATACCATTAAAGCCATACCATATGCAAATAAGCACTGATAAATTACTGTGAACCAAGTCCATCTAGCATCATTCATTTCTTCTCTAATAGCACCTACTGCGGCAAAACAAGGTACGCATAGCTGATTGAATACCATAAAACTTAATGCAGATACCGTAGTAAATGCTGCTGTAGTATATTCAATCATCGATGGAGTATCTGCACCAACATCTCCACCCAAACCTGCTACAACACCAAATGTAGAAACTACTACCTCTTTGGCAGCCAATCCACCTATTGTAGCCACTGTAGATGTCCAATCACCAAATCCTATTGGTGAGAATATTGGAGCAATTGCTCTACCCATAGCTTCTAATAATGAATGACTTTCATTACTAAATTCGACAAATTCAAAGCTTGTAGATACATTCTGTAAGAACCAAATTATTATTGTAGCAAGTAAAATTACTGTACCTGCCTTTATTATAAATGCTTTAATTCTATCCCAAGTAGTTCTCAGTACATTTGTTACTGTTGGTATATGGTATTCTGGAAGTTCCATAACAAATGGAGCTGGATCCCCTGCAAATTTTCTAGTCTTCTTTAGAATCACTCCTGAAATTACAACAGCAATAATACCTATAAAGTAGCATAGAGGTGCAAACCACCAACCTTTTCTGCCTGCAAACACTGATGCTGCAAATAACGCTATTATTTCAGTCTTAGCGCCACAAGGCATAAATGAGGCTACCATTATAGTCATTCTTCTATCATTTTCATTTTCTATTGTTCTTGTAGCCATAACACCTGGTACTGAACAACCTGTACCTATTAAAATAGGTATAAATGACTTTCCAGATAAACCAAATCTACGAAATATTCTATCCAGTATAAAAGCTATTCTAGACATGTAACCAATATCTTCTAATATAGCCATTAGTAAATAAAGAGTTGCAATTATTGGTAGGAATCCAAGTACACCACCTACACCACCAATTATTCCATCTACCACTAAGCTATTTACCCATGGTGCAACCTTTGCAGATTCAAGCAATGAACCTACACCACCACCTATTATCTCTCCAAAAAATACATCGTTGACCCAGTCAGTTACTGGACCTCCGACTATTGTAACAGCAATATAGTAAACAAAGAACATAATAGCCACAAATATTGGTATAGCTAAAAATCTATTTGTAAGAATTCTATCGGCCTTATCACTCGCTGTAAGCCCTGTCCTTCCCTTTTTTACTGTATTTGCTACTATCGATGATATATATGTATATCTTGCATCTGTTATAATTCCTTCGCCATCATCGTCAAGTTCGGCTTCAGCCTTAGCAATCACTGATTCTACATCTGTCTTTTCGTTTGCACTCAAATTTAAGCTTTCTGTTGCTTTTTCGTCATTTTCAAATAGTTTAATTGCATACCATCTACTGTGATTTGAAAATTGTATTTTTCCTACAGATTTTTCTATTTCATTTAAATATTCTTCAACCTGCTCATCAAAAACATCTATTGGTTGATAATTTCTGCCTACTGCTTTTCTAGCTTCTTCTATTACTTTATCTATATTTTTATTTCTAAGTGCTGATATTTCAATTACAGGACATCCCAAATCAGCGCTTAGTTGTCTGACATTAATCTTATCGCCATTTTTTTCTACTATATCCATCATATTTAAAGCTATTATCATAGGTATACCTAATTCTGATAGCTGAGTAGATAGATATAAATTTCTTTCTATATTAGATGCATCTACAACATCCACTATCACATCTGGTTTTTCATTAATTAAGTATTCTCTACTTACTACCTCTTCCAGAGTATATGGTGATAATGAATAAATACCTGGTAAGTCTGTTATTTTTACCTCTTTATCTTTTTTGTAAGACCCTATTTTTTTCTCAACTGTTACTCCAGGCCAGTTACCAACATATTGGTTAGATCCTGTTAGAGCATTGAAAAGCGTTGATTTTCCACAGTTAGGATTACCTGCTAGTGCAATTGTAATACTCATCTTTTATCCCCTCTCTATTAATTCAATTTCAACACAAGATGAATCGTCTTTTCTTAGCGAAAGTTCATAACCTCTTAGTGATATCTGTACTGGATCGCCCAAAGGAGCCACCTTTCTAACATACAATTCGGCATTTTTCGTTATACCCATATCCATAATTCTTCTTTTTAACGGGCCACTACCATGGATTTTTTTTACCGAATAATAATTACCCACTTCGGCATCTTTTAATGTTTTCATAATAATTCCTCTTTTCGTATTGATATTGAAATCTATTCTCATTATAATTTTAAAAATAGACTTCATTATGATATTAAATATTTATTAAAATATAAATTATTGCTAACTAAACTATTATTTTTGATTAAATATTATATTTTATCAATTATATATTATATAATTAACTTTAATTCAGTGGAGACACGTTAATCTTTTTCGCTAAATCTTTTCCTATACCAACTCTACTGTCTCTCACATTAACAATTATATTCCCCATATTTTCTGATATTACTGTTACTGGAGTACCATCTACAAAACCCATATTTGCTAATTGTTTTTTCTGGTCATCTTTTATTCTTATTTTCACTATCTGCATAGCTACTCCTATAGGTGCAATTGATAGGTTCATATAAACCCCTCCTTAAATATAATAGAAACTCATTATCATCTATTGCATAAATTTTAATAATTAAACTAATTTGATATAAATAGTATAGTTCAATCAATATTAATTGTCAATAAGTTGTTAAGATTTAATTAAAAACATTTTTCATTTCTGATAATAATCGTTTGTATTATTTTTCATTTCTTTGCAAAAAAAAGACTGCTAAAAGCAGTCTTTTGATTTATTTATATTTTAGTACCATCCTCTAAGTTTCATTGCAGTAGCAACTCTCTTAACTGAATGCATGTAAGCAGATTCTCTCATAGTTACACCATATTCTTCTTTGATTGCCCAAAGAGCTTCAAATGCTTTAACCATAGCTTCATCTTCTTTTTGTTCAACTTCAGCTTCAGACCAATAGTATCCATATAAGTTCTGTACCCATTCGAAGTAAGAAACAGTAACACCACCAGCATTAGTTAATATATCTGGAGTAAGAACTATTCCCTTTCTATTAAGAACTTCGTCACCTTCTGGAGTTGTAGGTCCATTAGCAGCTTCACAAACTAGCTTAGCTTTAATCATTTCAGCAACCTTAGCATCAATTGAATTTTCAAGAGCAGCAGGAACAACAACATCAACATCTGCAGACCAGAATTCATCCATGTTTATCATTTTAGCACCTGGGAAGTCAACTAAGTTACCCTTTTCAGCTCTGTAGTCCATCATTGCCTGGAAATCTAAACCATCTTCTTTGTATAAAGCATACGGTCCAACTTCCTTATCCCATTCTGCAAGTGCAACAACTTTTCCGCCTAATTTCTGGATATTTTTAACTGTGTAAGCACCAACATTACCAAATCCCTGTACAGCAACAGTTGCTCTCTTCATGTCTATTCCTAATTTCTTAGCAGATTCTCTAACTGTAACAGCAACACCATAACCAGTAGCTTCATTTCTTCCTAATGATCCACCGAATTCAACTGGCTTTCCAGTTAATACACCGATTGAAGAAACACCAACAAGTTTATTGTATTCATCAACCATCCAAGACATTATTTTACCATTTGTATTTACGTCTGGAGCAGGAACGTCAACTTTTTCTCCGATTAACTTGTAGATACCATCTATGTATCCTCTAGATAATCTTTCTAATTCACCTTCAGATAATTCAGATGGATCAACTATGATTCCACCCTTACCACCACCGTAAGGTATACCAGTTGTTGAGCACTTGAAAGTCATCCATATAGAAAGTGCCTTTACTTCTTCAAGAGAAACGTTTGGATGGAATCTAATACCACCTTTAGTTGGTCCTACAGCGTCATTATGCTGAGATCTGTATCCCTTAAAAACCTTTATAGAACCGTCATCCATTTTAACTGGGATGTTAACTTCGATAACTCTTCTTGGTTCTTTAAGTAGTTCATAAACCTGTGGTTCCATTCCTAATTTATCACAAGCGTTCTTTACTTGAGCCTGTGCCATTTCAAATACATTTGCCATTTGTAAGCCTCCTTAAATTAAGATACTCTATTTATATTTTTGTAGGAAATTTTCCCCTTTTTCAACAACAATTCTAGTTCGGAGAACATTTTCCTAACTCTAATGTGATTATAACACATATAAATAAAATAGTGTATAAAATTTTAATATTTTATGACTTTTTTTTATTTTCTTTTTAATTCACTATCGAAAGTTCGAATAATCTAATTTTTCAGAATATTTTTAAGTCTATAAATCCATATATAAAAATCAAATATTTTCACTATACTCTATCTGTAAACTACATAAGAAAAAACCCTATACATTTAATGTATAGGGTAAAATTCTCGAATATTATCTTATTATTATTCTGGCTGAGGTGCATCCACTGGACAAACACCTGCACATGATCCACAGTCTATACAAGCAGATCCATCGATAACGTAGATTCCGTCACCTTCAGATATACATGATACTGGACATTCAGCAGCACAAGCGCCACAACTAATACAAGAATCTTTAATTACATAAGCCATTGTTATTACCTCCAAATTTAAATATATTTATCATCAAATTCATTATAACAGATGACCTATTCTTTTGCAATTGATTTTAAGAAAAAAAAGCATATTTTTTTCTTTGTTTTTCAAAGCTTTAATACTATCAATCTTTTATTTTTACAGTAAAACAAATATAAGATAACTCCAATCATAATTGATAATACTTTTCACATACAATATATGTATTTATTATGCCTCTTCTCCGTCTTTCATTAGATATGAAAGGGTAAATAAACTTTCAGTTAAATTTACACTCTCAACGATTACACTTGATGGCACATCTAAATCAACTGGAGCAAAATTCCATATACCTTTTATACCGCTCTTAACTAGTCTATCTGCTACCTGTTGAGCTCCTTCTTTCGGTATACAAAGTATAGCAATTTCTACATTATTTTCGCTTACAAACGATTCAATTAAATCAGAATCCATTATTTCATAATCTCTAATCTTTAAACCTATCATCCTTGGATTTGCATCAAAAACTGCCATTATATCAAAACCAGCATTTTTAAAACCAGAGTAATTAGTAAGTGCTTGACCCAAATTACCTGAGCCTACTAAAATTGCTTTGTATTTTTTATCAAGTCCTAATATCTTAGCTATTTCTCTATGTAGAGCTTCAACATTGTATCCATATCCTTGTTGGCCAAAACCACCGAAGTTATTCAAATCCTGTCTAATTTGTGAAGCTGTGAATCCTATTATTTCACTTAGTTCTTTTGATGAAATTCTCTGTATGTCTTTTGCAAGCAAGTCTGCTAAGTATCTATAATATTTTGGTAATCTTCTGATTACAGCCATCGAAATATTCTTATTTCCCATTAGAATCCCTCCATGTATATTTTATTACATAGTAAAAAATATATACTTATCAAAAGTTGCATTATATAAAAATAAATTTCAGTATAATTAATATTAAAAACTATGTTACTTATTTCATTATACCTCATTTTCGATAAATTTAAAACATTTTTTTATTCAGCTATTTTTTCCCATTTTTCGTAAAGTTTTTCTAGTTTTTTTTCGAGGTCAGATTTCTCTAGATTGACCTCTTTTAGCTTATTTAAGTCATTATATATCTCTTCT includes these proteins:
- a CDS encoding site-specific integrase, whose translation is MNKDYHEQEIWTHIQKDGSVKYELQYTAPNGKKRRKTRKYAKDTAKNRNQAKKDIMQAIDEEFEQAKLDDCITLGKLIDMWFKTKQYTRQTTYKTVNSQFNSLKNLLGENLIIDTLSLKQMNLLFLNATKSNRKFIKMLLNFGFSEGILTNYELNNFKNIKNSAVHDNVVEKEYYEKEELKVIFKNLKEKDTYTSVMTSYILEFQTLTGNRIGEILALKDSEVKNNTININATYSNGFLVNATKTATSNRILGLNKRCKEIILEAKKLKFENGIRSDIVFCSRKGLYLDITSIRQCLKSIGANQKTHKFRKTHASLLAEAGVPLQVITRRLGHKDSKITERIYIQVTRKMKENDIELFSNLEIL
- a CDS encoding Asp23/Gls24 family envelope stress response protein is translated as MNNNDMTVRDYENNSTLVFDEQVIVKIVSMALRDIEGAAIARGNSNAFSGIVGRGSSEGINVEVGTSEVAVDLRLIIEYGKNARAVYEQIKAKIENEVMSMTGLRVVEVNARIEDVFEKEEFQARTQL
- a CDS encoding DUF2273 domain-containing protein — encoded protein: MLDENYHIVDIDEYNGDFDNNVKTQIIYESSDNMDDNMSSNKYARNNINLDSSDDISDSYRGYDNNKSKYKIDVSNELTRYYHKKPNTFIGTLVGLIFAICTLLIGFWKTLFLFIIILIANIIGQLLDKNSRIIMFFDWLIRKFKRNRFSNWR
- the amaP gene encoding alkaline shock response membrane anchor protein AmaP; the protein is MKKLLNFIYYLLAILLAISLLIFFYNKSYLEPILSYMNENIFVYSMMIILGIFILSSLAKILFTLGKKSPDSYLILADDKGQISISDSSIAQTCEKVLATYPEVVEQKIKTSIKNNKNSQADVIVNIKCGLDEYLCGNKDGENQVAVDSLCLDIQDKIYKALEAFLGRKVNQVNIKYHNVKYKEINHKDKRIRDERDIKSNQSGASSRKKGSRVR
- the pyrE gene encoding orotate phosphoribosyltransferase, giving the protein MTNVDVINILRDCDALLEGHFLLSSGKHSNRYVQCAKVLRYPDKAAQVLSIVVEKIKDLDIDLVVGPAMGGVVVSYELGRQLGKEAIFTERKNNVMELRRGFEIKPGSKIIIAEDVVTTGKSTKETKKVLEKLGGEVIGVACIANRTSEDIGMPIYSAIDIDIKVYDAENCPLCKEGKIELVKPGSREFK
- a CDS encoding dihydroorotate dehydrogenase gives rise to the protein MADLKVNLCGFDLKNPIIMASGTFGFGKEYGEIYDVSLLGGISSKGLTFDKRQGNDGLRVYETPSGMMNSVGLENPGVKGFIENELKDFSKIDTCRIVNLGGNCEDDYIEGAKLLSDEDFDIIELNISCPNVKYGGMAFGIKSEVARDIVRSVREVCKKTLIVKLSPNAEDIVEMAKVCEEEGADGVSLVNTFKAMAIDIKNKKPVFDNITAGLSGPAIKPIALRMVYEVSKSVNIPVVGMGGIMCAEDVIEFIMAGATCVQIGTANFVDPKIGEKIIEDLKYYMNQNGINSLDEIRGII
- a CDS encoding dihydroorotate dehydrogenase electron transfer subunit, with translation MDYKVVENYYVGDNIYYIKIEGKFNAKMGQFYMLRAWDNFPLLSRPISIFEVEENYISFLYKVVGKGTEIISKLREYDYIKLEGPYGNGFEKVKGKIALVGGGVGIAPLYMVAKELENCDAYLGFNEEEIMLDIFSKECENVFTTKGSTFITDILDVEKYDYIMVCGPTPMMKKILDMANETRTRVQVSLENHMACGVGACLVCTCKTHSGNKKTCKDGPVFWGEDVIL
- the pyrB gene encoding aspartate carbamoyltransferase, whose protein sequence is MTLVGRHLVQPADFSVEEIESVLDLGLRIKEDPSKYIRVAEGKLLATLFYEPSTRTRLSFEAAMNRLGGRIIGFSDPGASSVSKGESLEDTITTVSNYVDVIAMRHPISGAAIQASKACKIPFINAGDGKNQHPTQTLTDLLTIKACRGQLNNLTIAMCGDLKYGRTVHSLAKAMSRYTDTKFIFIAPDELKMPEEVLNDIEGINYEQTASLEEAIGKCDILYMTRVQRERFEDKAQYERLKDTYILDVEKMSKAKENMLVLHPLPRVNEIAVEVDQDPRAKYFEQAQYGMYVRMALIMKLLGIGE